In a single window of the Littorina saxatilis isolate snail1 linkage group LG3, US_GU_Lsax_2.0, whole genome shotgun sequence genome:
- the LOC138961334 gene encoding adhesive plaque matrix protein-like, with amino-acid sequence MATRPTLYKPTLYKPTLFKPTLYKTTLYKPTLYKPNKPTLYKPTLYKPTLYKPTLHKPTLYKPTLYKPNKPTLYKPTLYKHTLYKPNKPTLYKPTLYKPTLSKPTLYKPTLYKPTLCKPNKPTLYKPTLYKPTLYKPNKPTLYKPTLYKHSLYKPNKPTLYKHTLYKHTLYKPNKPTLYKHTLYKPNKPTLYKHTLYKPTLHKLNKPTLYKHTLYKHTLYKPNKPTLYKPKLYKHTLHKPNKPTLYKPTLHKHTLYKPNKPTLYKPTLYKPTLYKPTLHKPTLYKPTLYKPTLYKSTLHKPTLYKPTLYKPTLYKPTLYKPNKPTLYKPTLYKPTLYKPTLYKPTLYKPTLHKPTLYKPTLYKPTLYKSTLHKPTLHKPTLYKPNKPTLYKPTLYKHTLYKPNKPTLYKPTLYKPNKPTLYKPTLYKPTLHNPTLHKHTLHKHTLHKPTLYKPTLHKPTLYKPTLHKPTLYKPTLHKPTLHKPTLHKPTLHKHTLYKPTLHKPTLYKPTLYKPTLYKPTLHKPTLYKPTLYKPTLYKPTLHKPNKPTLYKPTLYKPTLYKPNKPTLYKPTLYKLNKPTLYKPTLHKSTLYKPTLHKPTLYKPTLYKPTLHKPTLYKPTLYKPNKPTHHKPSLHNPTLHKPTLHNPTLYKHTLYKPTLYKPTLYKSTLHKPTLYKPTLYKPTLHKGIHSFSTHTNTTEPMSCLPPVHIRDLMENAHFSDTIFREARRPT; translated from the exons ATGGCTACACGG CCTACACTCTACAAGCCTACACTCTACAAGCCTACACTCTTCAAGCCTACACTCTACAAGACTACACTCTACAAGCCTACACTCTACAAGCCTAACAAGCCTACACTCTACAAGCCTACACTCTACAAGCCTACACTCTACAAGCCTACACTCCACAAGCCTACACTCTACAAGCCTACACTCTACAAGCCTAACAAACCTACACTCTACAAGCCTACACTCTACAAGCATACACTCTACAAGCCTAACAAGCCTACACTCTACAAGCCTACACTCTACAAGCCTACACTCTCCAAGCCTACACTCTACAAGCCTACACTCTACAAGCCTACACTCTGCAAGCCTAACAAGCCTACACTCTACAAGCCTACACTCTACAAGCCTACACTCTACAAGCCTAACAAACCTACACTCTACAAGCCTACACTCTACAAGCATTCACTCTACAAGCCTAACAAGCCAACACTCTACAAGCATACACTCTACAAGCATACACTCTACAAGCCTAACAAGCCTACACTCTACAAGCATACGCTCTACAAGCCTAACAAGCCTACACTCTACAAGCATACACTCTACAAGCCTACACTCCACAAGCTTAACAAGCCTACACTCTACAAGCATACACTCTACAAGCATACACTCTACAAGCCTAACAAGCCTACACTCTACAAGCCTAAACTCTACAAGCATACACTCCACAAGCCTAACAAGCCTACACTCTACAAGCCTACACTCCACAAGCATACACTCTACAAGCCTAACAAGCCTACACTCTACAAGCCTACACTCTACAAGCCTACACTCTACAAGCCTACACTCCACAAGCCTACACTCTACAAGCCTACACTCTACAAGCCTACACTCTACAAGTCTACACTCCACAAGCCTACACTCTACAAGCCTACACTCTACAAGCCTACACTCTACAAGCCTACACTCTACAAGCCTAACAAGCCTACACTCTACAAGCCTACACTCTACAAGCCTACACTCTACAAGCCTACACTCTACAAGCCTACACTCTACAAGCCTACACTCCACAAGCCTACACTCTACAAGCCTACACTCTACAAGCCTACACTCTACAAGTCTACACTCCACAAGCCTACACTCCACAAGCCTACACTCTACAAGCCTAACAAGCCTACACTCTACAAGCCTACACTCTACAAGCATACACTCTACAAGCCTAACAAGCCTACACTCTACAAGCCTACACTCTACAAGCCTAACAAGCCTACACTCTACAAGCCTACACTCTACAAGCCTACACTCCACAATCCTACACTCCACAAGCATACACTCCACAAGCATACACTCCACAAGCCTACACTCTACAAGCCTACACTCCACAAGCCTACACTCTACAAGCCTACACTCCACAAGCCTACACTCTACAAGCCTACACTCCACAAGCCTACACTCCACAAGCCTACACTCCATAAGCCTACACTCCACAAGCATACACTCTACAAGCCTACACTCCACAAGCCTACACTCTACAAGCCAACACTCTACAAGCCTACACTCTACAAGCCTACACTCCACAAGCCTACACTCTACAAGCCTACACTCTACAAGCCTACACTCTACAAGCCTACACTCCACAAGCCTAACAAGCCTACACTCTACAAGCCTACACTCTACAAGCCTACACTCTACAAGCCTAACAAGCCTACACTCTACAAGCCTACACTCTACAAGCTTAACAAGCCTACACTCTACAAGCCTACACTTCACAAGTCTACACTCTACAAGCCTACACTCCACAAGCCTACACTCTACAAGCCTACACTCTACAAGCCTACACTCCACAAGCCTACACTCTACAAGCCTACACTCTACAAGCCTAACAAGCCTACACACCACAAGCCTTCACTCCACAACCCTACACTCCACAAGCCTACACTCCACAACCCTACACTCTACAAGCATACACTCTACAAGCCTACACTCTACAAGCCTACACTCTACAAGTCTACACTCCACAAGCCTACACTCTACAAGCCTACACTCTACAAGCCTACACTCcacaagggcattcactctttttcaacacatacaaacacgacaga ACCCATGTCTTGCCTTCCTCCCGTTCATATCCGTGATCTGATGGAGAACGCACACTTCTCTGACACCATTTTCCGCGAGGCTCGCCGCCCGACATAA